A genomic window from Micromonospora violae includes:
- a CDS encoding VOC family protein gives MAFPNPSTVSIGLKKAAHVGIAVSDLDRSVAFYQALLGAEPVVRDESMHGAGFAQSQGLPTTKLRYATFNLDNLGIDLIQFQEPVGEVAQVAANRPGSMHLCFHVDDVRAVHDRMSEAGFEFLGQPYTFASGEVNPPAAVGTEVAYFNDPDGTNLEIIAPKGGFARDE, from the coding sequence ATGGCATTCCCCAACCCCTCGACCGTGTCCATCGGGCTGAAGAAGGCCGCGCATGTCGGGATCGCGGTGAGTGACCTCGACCGCTCGGTCGCGTTCTACCAGGCCCTGCTCGGCGCGGAACCGGTCGTTCGGGACGAGAGCATGCACGGCGCCGGCTTCGCCCAGTCGCAGGGGCTGCCGACGACGAAGCTGCGGTACGCCACCTTCAACCTCGACAACCTCGGCATTGATCTGATCCAGTTCCAGGAGCCGGTCGGCGAGGTCGCCCAGGTGGCGGCCAACCGACCCGGCTCGATGCACCTGTGTTTCCACGTCGACGACGTGCGCGCGGTCCACGACCGGATGAGCGAGGCCGGGTTCGAGTTTCTCGGGCAGCCGTACACGTTCGCGTCCGGCGAGGTGAACCCGCCGGCGGCGGTCGGCACCGAGGTCGCGTACTTCAACGACCCCGACGGCACGAACCTGGAGATCATCGCGCCGAAGGGTGGCTTCGCCCGCGACGAGTGA
- a CDS encoding AurF N-oxygenase family protein yields METAETGRAAVAERLLAASLRTSYDPTVDIDWDAPHTSGAYWLPPQRSSLYGTPLWEQLSEEQRVTLTRHEVASAASAGLWFETILMQMLIREYYRADPTSRPAQYALTEVADECRHSIMFGRLIEAMGCPVYRASTIDHHLGRFLKATASGPRMYAAILIAEEILDAFQREIMADESLQPLIRMVSRIHVVEEARHVRFAREELAAAVAATGPVGMAYARLLVGRAAYTIANRLVHPDVYAAVGIPPAVGRAAARANPHWRATLRWSAARVHDNLAGVGLVAGPGRLLWARAGLI; encoded by the coding sequence ATGGAGACGGCGGAAACCGGGCGCGCGGCGGTCGCCGAGCGACTACTCGCGGCCTCGCTGCGGACCAGCTACGACCCCACCGTCGACATCGACTGGGACGCTCCGCACACCTCCGGCGCGTACTGGCTCCCACCACAGCGCAGCAGCCTCTACGGCACACCACTGTGGGAGCAGCTCAGCGAGGAGCAGCGCGTCACGCTCACCAGGCACGAGGTGGCCAGCGCGGCCAGCGCCGGGCTGTGGTTCGAGACGATCCTCATGCAGATGCTGATCCGCGAGTACTACCGCGCCGACCCGACCAGCCGGCCGGCCCAGTACGCGTTGACCGAGGTCGCCGACGAGTGCCGACACTCCATCATGTTCGGTCGGTTGATCGAGGCGATGGGTTGTCCGGTCTACCGGGCGAGCACCATCGACCACCACCTCGGGCGCTTCCTCAAGGCCACCGCCAGCGGCCCCCGGATGTACGCCGCGATCCTCATCGCGGAGGAGATCCTCGACGCCTTCCAGCGCGAGATCATGGCGGACGAGTCGCTTCAGCCGCTCATCCGGATGGTCTCCCGCATCCACGTGGTGGAGGAGGCGCGACACGTCCGGTTCGCCCGCGAGGAACTGGCCGCCGCGGTTGCGGCCACCGGCCCGGTGGGCATGGCGTACGCCCGACTGTTGGTCGGTCGCGCCGCCTACACGATCGCCAACCGCCTGGTCCATCCCGACGTGTACGCGGCGGTGGGCATTCCGCCGGCGGTCGGTCGTGCCGCTGCCCGCGCCAACCCGCACTGGCGCGCCACCCTGCGCTGGTCGGCGGCGCGGGTGCACGACAACCTGGCGGGCGTTGGTCTGGTGGCGGGGCCGGGGCGTCTGCTGTGGGCCCGGGCCGGGCTGATCTGA
- a CDS encoding TetR family transcriptional regulator translates to MQSPLTDVNASEPSAPPPDGEQKAKGNGRRDRWADHREQRRQELVGAAVQALLRHGPEVDMEQVAAAAGVSKPVLYRYFADKSQLWVAVSEVVAARVVDTIAPAVEQVREERDLVEATIDAYLGVIESEPRLYRFLMHQSGDPGIHRVVAGTSRQVAAGLARVIGDRLRTLGLDAGPAEPWAYGLVGFVQAVGDWWTTHGQPISRTALTDYLTALLWSGIEGVRASADLPHELTRAHERIVP, encoded by the coding sequence ATGCAATCGCCGCTGACCGATGTCAATGCATCCGAGCCGTCGGCCCCACCCCCTGACGGCGAGCAGAAGGCGAAGGGCAACGGCCGCCGAGACCGCTGGGCAGACCATCGTGAGCAACGACGGCAGGAGCTTGTCGGGGCCGCCGTGCAGGCGCTGCTGCGGCACGGGCCGGAGGTCGACATGGAGCAGGTGGCTGCGGCCGCCGGCGTCAGCAAACCGGTTCTCTACCGCTACTTCGCCGACAAGTCGCAGCTCTGGGTCGCGGTCAGCGAGGTGGTGGCGGCCCGGGTGGTCGACACCATCGCGCCCGCTGTCGAACAGGTCCGCGAGGAGCGTGACCTGGTCGAAGCGACGATCGACGCCTACCTGGGCGTGATCGAGTCGGAGCCGAGGCTCTACCGGTTCCTGATGCACCAGTCCGGTGATCCTGGCATCCACCGGGTGGTCGCCGGCACCAGCCGGCAGGTGGCCGCCGGGCTCGCCCGGGTGATCGGCGACCGGCTCCGGACGCTGGGCCTGGACGCCGGCCCCGCCGAGCCGTGGGCGTACGGCCTGGTGGGCTTCGTGCAGGCGGTCGGCGACTGGTGGACCACGCACGGCCAGCCGATCAGCCGGACCGCCCTCACCGACTACCTGACCGCTCTGCTGTGGAGCGGCATCGAGGGGGTTCGGGCCAGCGCCGACCTGCCGCACGAGCTCACCCGCGCCCACGAGCGGATCGTGCCGTGA
- a CDS encoding DUF4873 domain-containing protein, producing the protein MSYHGPAGVEGTPVRVHLSGRWEPVDGRFHWGGRIEPDARVAHLLRSGRRNVEVRIADRVRAARLAEIDPWGGVRITGVGDAPWPPAADPTSAPGLTEE; encoded by the coding sequence GTGAGCTACCACGGCCCGGCGGGTGTCGAGGGCACCCCGGTCCGGGTGCACCTGAGCGGGCGGTGGGAGCCGGTCGACGGGCGCTTCCACTGGGGCGGACGGATCGAGCCCGACGCACGGGTGGCCCACCTGCTGCGCTCCGGCCGGCGCAACGTCGAGGTACGCATCGCCGACCGCGTCCGGGCCGCCCGACTGGCCGAGATCGATCCCTGGGGCGGCGTACGGATCACCGGGGTGGGCGACGCGCCCTGGCCACCCGCGGCCGACCCGACGTCCGCGCCCGGGCTCACGGAGGAGTGA
- a CDS encoding flavin-containing monooxygenase: METDVAIIGAGFGGLGAAIRLQRAGFTDFLVFDRGADVGGTWRDNSYPGCACDVPSHLYSFSFAPNPRWSNTFSGQPEIWDYLRGCVDRFGIGPRLRLRHEVREARWDDQRQRWLVRTSGGDHSARVLICAAGPLSDPAVPALPGLDEFAGTVFHSARWQHDHDLTGRRVAVIGTGASAVQFVPQIQPTVEKLTLFQRSPAWIMPRLSRRISGVEQAAFRAVPGAQRAARAGLYLVRESMGVGFLHPAVNRLASRLSLRTLRRQVPDPELRDKLTPRYAMGCKRVLISNDYWPSLTRPNVDVVTAGIARIVPDGLVTDDDVHHRADTIILGTGFHVTDSPVVRRIHGRGGRSLGDAWTPSMHAYRGTTIAGFPNLFFLLGPNTGLGHTSVVLMIEAQLHLVLAALRHMRAKGVQAIEPTAQAQRRWTERVDQKMAGTVWQTGCSSWYLDATGRNTTIWPGFATSFRLRLRRFRPADYRIAATGDTPNDPEREHADAV; the protein is encoded by the coding sequence ATGGAGACAGACGTTGCCATCATCGGCGCCGGCTTCGGTGGCCTGGGCGCCGCCATTCGCCTCCAACGGGCCGGTTTCACCGACTTCCTCGTCTTCGACCGGGGCGCGGACGTCGGCGGCACCTGGCGGGACAACAGCTACCCGGGCTGCGCCTGCGATGTCCCCTCGCACCTCTACTCGTTCTCCTTCGCCCCCAACCCCCGCTGGTCGAACACGTTCTCCGGCCAGCCGGAGATCTGGGACTACCTGCGCGGCTGCGTCGACCGCTTCGGCATAGGCCCGAGGTTGCGGTTGCGCCACGAGGTGCGGGAGGCGAGGTGGGACGACCAGCGCCAACGCTGGCTGGTGCGCACCTCCGGCGGCGACCACAGCGCCCGGGTCCTGATCTGCGCCGCCGGCCCGCTCAGCGACCCGGCCGTGCCCGCCCTGCCCGGGCTCGACGAGTTCGCCGGCACGGTGTTCCATTCCGCCCGTTGGCAGCACGACCACGACCTGACCGGCCGGCGCGTCGCGGTCATCGGCACCGGGGCGTCGGCGGTTCAGTTCGTGCCCCAGATCCAGCCGACGGTCGAGAAGCTGACGCTCTTCCAGCGCTCCCCCGCCTGGATCATGCCGAGGCTGTCACGCCGGATCAGCGGGGTCGAGCAGGCCGCGTTCCGCGCCGTGCCCGGGGCGCAGCGGGCCGCCCGGGCCGGGCTCTACCTGGTACGCGAGAGCATGGGCGTGGGCTTCCTGCACCCGGCGGTCAACCGCCTCGCCTCGCGCCTGTCCCTGCGTACGCTGCGGCGTCAGGTGCCCGACCCGGAACTGCGGGACAAGCTCACCCCCCGGTACGCGATGGGCTGCAAGCGGGTGCTGATCTCCAACGACTACTGGCCGTCGCTCACCCGACCGAACGTCGACGTGGTCACCGCCGGCATCGCCCGGATCGTGCCGGACGGCCTCGTCACCGACGACGACGTGCACCACCGGGCGGACACGATCATCCTCGGGACCGGCTTCCACGTCACCGACTCCCCCGTCGTCCGGCGCATCCACGGTCGGGGCGGGCGCAGTCTCGGCGACGCGTGGACACCCAGCATGCACGCGTACCGGGGCACGACCATCGCCGGCTTCCCCAACCTGTTCTTCCTGCTCGGCCCGAACACCGGGCTCGGGCACACCTCGGTGGTGCTGATGATCGAGGCGCAGCTGCATCTGGTGCTCGCGGCCCTGCGCCACATGCGGGCCAAGGGCGTCCAGGCCATCGAGCCCACCGCGCAGGCGCAACGACGCTGGACCGAGCGGGTCGACCAGAAGATGGCCGGCACCGTGTGGCAGACCGGCTGTTCCAGCTGGTATCTCGACGCCACCGGCCGGAACACCACCATCTGGCCGGGCTTCGCCACCAGCTTCCGCCTGCGGCTGCGCCGGTTCCGCCCGGCCGACTACCGGATCGCCGCGACCGGAGACACCCCCAACGATCCGGAGCGGGAGCACGCCGATGCGGTATGA
- a CDS encoding SDR family oxidoreductase has protein sequence MRYDLTGKVLFITGAARGIGARLAREAAARGARVALVGLEGELLRQLSGELDAHWYECDVTDQAALDAAVASTVDRFGGIDVVVANAGIANLGTVAVGPVDALIRTVEVNLCGVIRTVSAALPHVTAARGHVLIVSSAAAFAAMPGMAAYCASKAGVEQFANVLRLETRARGVTVGTAHPIWIDTDLVRDIRDDLASFRTALRRLPWPLSTVVPVEQCVEALLRGIERRKRKVYVPRSLALVQALRPVVLSGLSDAVITRFGGRSMVDQMEDEVRQLGRSFGRTSVGDRP, from the coding sequence ATGCGGTATGACCTGACGGGCAAGGTCCTGTTCATCACCGGCGCGGCGCGCGGCATCGGAGCCCGGCTGGCCCGCGAGGCCGCCGCCCGCGGGGCCCGGGTCGCCCTCGTCGGTCTGGAAGGTGAGCTGCTCAGGCAGCTCAGCGGTGAGCTCGACGCGCACTGGTACGAGTGTGATGTCACCGACCAGGCGGCGTTGGACGCCGCGGTGGCCTCGACGGTGGACCGCTTCGGTGGCATCGACGTTGTCGTGGCCAACGCGGGCATCGCGAACCTCGGCACCGTCGCCGTGGGCCCGGTCGACGCGCTGATCCGGACCGTCGAGGTGAATCTCTGCGGCGTGATCCGTACGGTCAGCGCGGCGCTCCCGCACGTCACCGCCGCCCGCGGCCACGTCCTGATCGTCTCGTCGGCCGCCGCTTTCGCGGCGATGCCCGGCATGGCCGCCTACTGCGCGTCCAAGGCGGGCGTGGAGCAGTTCGCCAACGTGCTGCGCCTGGAGACGCGTGCACGCGGCGTCACCGTGGGTACGGCGCATCCGATCTGGATCGACACCGACCTGGTCCGCGACATCCGTGACGACCTGGCGTCGTTCCGCACGGCGCTGCGCCGGCTGCCCTGGCCGCTGTCCACCGTCGTACCCGTCGAGCAGTGCGTCGAGGCCCTGCTGCGCGGCATCGAGCGCCGCAAGCGCAAGGTGTACGTGCCACGGTCGCTCGCCCTGGTGCAGGCGCTGCGGCCGGTGGTGCTGAGCGGCCTCTCGGACGCGGTGATCACCCGGTTCGGTGGCCGGAGCATGGTCGACCAGATGGAGGACGAGGTGCGCCAGCTCGGGCGATCCTTCGGCAGGACGTCGGTGGGAGACCGGCCATGA
- a CDS encoding alpha/beta fold hydrolase — MSIHFRRAGSGEPLVLLHGIGHRHQAWEPVFDRLTAHHEVIALDLPGFGNSPVPGAGMPADMAATVAGVLPALAEWGLERPHVAGYSLGGAIGLELAATGAVASVTAFSPAGFFTPAERRRALAILRTLRANSYLPTPVMRVALRSAYLRALCFAPLLARPTQLDVERALGDALALRRGLGFNAVARAARDYRFDCRRLSEAAVPVTIGWGDRDRIFGVHQAERARAGLPAARVVTMSRCGHVPMSDDPDLVAALILETTGAVPRPERPGPSISA; from the coding sequence ATGAGCATTCATTTCCGACGGGCGGGCAGCGGAGAGCCGCTCGTGCTCCTCCACGGCATCGGTCACCGCCATCAGGCGTGGGAGCCGGTGTTCGACCGACTCACCGCCCACCACGAGGTGATCGCGCTCGACCTGCCCGGATTCGGGAACTCTCCGGTGCCCGGCGCCGGCATGCCCGCCGACATGGCCGCCACCGTGGCCGGGGTCCTGCCGGCCCTGGCCGAGTGGGGGCTGGAGCGTCCGCACGTCGCCGGCTACAGCCTCGGTGGCGCGATCGGCCTGGAGCTTGCCGCCACCGGGGCCGTCGCCTCGGTCACCGCCTTCTCCCCGGCCGGCTTCTTCACCCCGGCGGAGCGCCGACGGGCGCTGGCCATCCTCCGGACGCTGCGGGCCAACTCGTACCTGCCCACGCCGGTCATGCGGGTCGCGCTGCGCTCGGCGTACCTCCGGGCGCTGTGCTTCGCGCCGTTGCTGGCCCGCCCCACGCAGCTCGATGTCGAGCGCGCGCTGGGCGACGCGCTGGCTCTGCGACGCGGGTTGGGCTTCAACGCCGTGGCCCGAGCCGCCCGCGACTATCGCTTCGATTGCCGTCGGCTGTCGGAGGCGGCGGTGCCGGTGACCATCGGCTGGGGCGACCGCGACCGGATCTTCGGCGTGCACCAGGCCGAGCGGGCCCGTGCGGGGCTGCCGGCGGCACGGGTGGTGACGATGTCCCGCTGCGGGCACGTGCCGATGAGCGACGACCCGGACCTGGTCGCCGCGCTCATCCTGGAGACCACCGGTGCCGTGCCGCGCCCCGAACGACCGGGTCCGTCGATCTCCGCTTAG
- a CDS encoding TetR family transcriptional regulator, which translates to MTDTDQPATGRRDRKKAQTRAALTAAALRLVAERGLEQVTVEEISEAADVSSRTFFNYFTCKDEALTDDPALDGNAVVARLAAAPAQVPALQAVRLALAESIDSIQADRELWRLRLTVIAQNPALLPRLVAGNSATEQAMVAVVATRLGVGPDHGHPPLVVAVAGAAFRTAMLRWATGDDARPLHDFVDEAFAAIAGGLADPPSPS; encoded by the coding sequence GTGACCGACACCGACCAACCTGCCACCGGGCGGCGCGACCGCAAGAAGGCGCAGACGCGAGCCGCGCTGACCGCCGCCGCGCTGCGGCTGGTCGCCGAACGCGGCCTGGAGCAGGTCACGGTGGAGGAGATCAGCGAGGCTGCGGACGTCTCCTCACGGACCTTCTTCAACTACTTCACCTGCAAGGACGAGGCCCTCACCGACGATCCGGCGCTCGACGGCAACGCGGTCGTGGCGCGTCTGGCGGCCGCCCCCGCGCAGGTGCCAGCGTTGCAGGCCGTGCGGCTCGCCCTGGCCGAATCGATCGACTCGATCCAGGCCGACCGGGAGTTGTGGCGGCTGCGGCTGACGGTCATCGCCCAGAACCCGGCGCTGTTGCCCCGGCTGGTGGCCGGTAACAGCGCGACCGAGCAGGCCATGGTCGCGGTCGTCGCCACCCGCCTCGGCGTCGGCCCCGACCACGGCCACCCGCCGCTGGTCGTCGCTGTCGCCGGTGCCGCCTTCCGCACCGCGATGCTGCGCTGGGCCACCGGCGACGACGCCCGACCCCTGCACGACTTCGTCGACGAGGCGTTCGCCGCGATCGCCGGCGGCCTGGCGGATCCGCCATCCCCCTCCTGA
- a CDS encoding MDR family MFS transporter — protein sequence MTTTAPPADSADVGADAGTRMSPREVLQALSGLMVGMFVSILASTVVANALPRIIADLHGSQTVYTWIVTTELLAMTATVPLWGKMADLYSKKLLIQLSLGLFVVGSLIAGFTPNVEVLLLSRVVQGVGAGGMTALATIVMAAMIPPRELGRYAGIFGAVFGVGTIAGPLIGGLLVDTSWLGWRWCFLIGVPFSIISIVLLQRTLHLPVVRRKATIDWLGALLITSGVSTLLIWSSLAGNKFDWASGWTALMVIGGLVLLALAVVVESRAAEPIVPLSIFRNRTVSLATVASVLVGVAMFGGTVFLSQYFQISLGKSPTVAGLMSLPMIFGLLVSSTVAGQLITKYGRWKAYLVAGAAVMTVGMLLLGTIDANTSVVVLSIYMAVLGVGVGMLMQNLVLAAQNDVPAHELGATTSVLTFFRSMGGAIGVSALGAVLASRVTSLTTERLGPAATAGGGSAEVPDLSTLPEPVLRIVQDVYGIATADLFLVGAPIALLALLVVLFIKEKPLHTLSGDERRAQEEAAAKVAIH from the coding sequence ATGACCACCACCGCCCCGCCCGCCGACAGCGCCGACGTCGGCGCCGACGCCGGCACGCGCATGTCGCCTCGTGAGGTTCTCCAGGCCCTCTCCGGCCTGATGGTCGGCATGTTCGTCTCCATCCTCGCCTCCACGGTGGTGGCGAACGCGCTGCCGCGGATCATCGCGGATCTGCACGGCAGTCAGACCGTCTACACGTGGATCGTCACCACTGAACTGCTCGCCATGACGGCGACGGTGCCGCTGTGGGGCAAGATGGCCGACCTGTACAGCAAGAAGCTGTTGATCCAGCTGTCCCTGGGGCTGTTCGTGGTGGGTTCGCTCATCGCCGGCTTCACGCCGAACGTCGAGGTCCTGCTGCTCAGCCGTGTCGTCCAGGGCGTCGGCGCCGGCGGGATGACGGCGCTGGCCACGATCGTCATGGCGGCGATGATCCCGCCGCGTGAGCTGGGCCGCTACGCCGGCATCTTCGGCGCGGTCTTCGGTGTGGGCACCATCGCCGGTCCGCTGATCGGCGGCCTGCTCGTCGACACGTCGTGGCTGGGCTGGCGGTGGTGCTTCCTGATCGGTGTCCCGTTCAGCATCATCTCCATCGTCCTGCTCCAGCGCACCCTGCACCTGCCGGTCGTCCGCCGCAAGGCGACGATCGACTGGCTGGGCGCCCTGCTCATCACCTCGGGCGTCTCCACGCTGCTGATCTGGTCGTCGCTGGCCGGCAACAAGTTCGACTGGGCCTCCGGCTGGACCGCCCTGATGGTCATCGGGGGTCTGGTCCTGCTGGCGCTGGCCGTGGTCGTCGAGTCCCGGGCGGCCGAGCCGATCGTCCCGCTGAGCATCTTCCGCAACCGCACGGTCTCCCTGGCCACGGTCGCCAGCGTGCTGGTCGGTGTCGCGATGTTCGGCGGCACCGTCTTCCTGTCCCAGTACTTCCAGATCTCGCTGGGCAAGTCACCCACCGTCGCGGGCCTGATGAGCCTTCCGATGATCTTCGGTCTGCTCGTTTCGTCGACGGTGGCCGGGCAGCTCATCACGAAGTACGGCCGTTGGAAGGCCTACCTGGTGGCCGGCGCGGCGGTGATGACCGTCGGGATGCTGCTGCTGGGCACCATCGACGCCAACACCAGCGTCGTCGTACTGTCGATCTACATGGCCGTGCTGGGCGTCGGCGTCGGCATGCTCATGCAGAACCTCGTGCTCGCCGCGCAGAACGACGTGCCGGCTCACGAGCTCGGCGCGACCACCTCCGTGCTGACGTTCTTCCGCAGCATGGGCGGCGCGATCGGAGTCAGCGCCCTCGGCGCGGTCCTGGCAAGCCGGGTGACCTCGTTGACGACCGAGCGGCTCGGCCCGGCGGCGACCGCCGGCGGTGGCTCCGCCGAGGTGCCCGACCTGTCCACCCTGCCCGAGCCGGTGCTGCGCATCGTGCAGGACGTCTACGGCATCGCCACCGCCGACCTCTTCCTGGTCGGTGCGCCGATCGCGCTGCTCGCGCTGCTCGTCGTGCTGTTCATCAAGGAGAAGCCGCTCCACACGCTCAGCGGGGACGAACGACGCGCCCAGGAGGAGGCGGCGGCGAAGGTCGCGATTCACTGA
- a CDS encoding OFA family MFS transporter, with protein sequence MLSVFDPRHTVAPPGYSRWLIPTAALAVHVCIGQVYATSVYKNSLIAHFDTSQTAIGAIFSIAIVMLGSSAAVGGRWVERNGPRRAMFVSACFWAAGFLVGALGIATHQLWLLYLGYGVIGGIGLGIGYISPVSTLIKWFPDRPGLATGLAIMGFGGGALIAGPLARQLLSLYDSGYNPSNPAAVASGHALVALFVTFGIGYFVIMMFGPFNVRVPAPDWRPAGFDPASVATKPLVTRASVSASNAVRTRSFWLLWIVLFCNVTAGIGILEQASPMIQDFFRDNGTATTVSVSAAAGFVGVLSLFNMAGRFVWSTTSDLIGRKPIYMVYLGVGMVLYLLLAVAGHAATAVFVLIAAAIISFYGGGFSTMPAYLRDLFGTFQVGAIHGRILTAWSAAGVAGPLIVNGILDTQGKPGTLTAAAYRPALFTMVGILAIGFIANLLVRSVPERFHEPSRGPTSPVAKATVTEPVALGPKSQPPAPPRVGNQTGRLWVSWLLVAVLLGYGIIQTAITAAKLFTG encoded by the coding sequence ATGCTGTCGGTCTTCGATCCCCGGCACACGGTCGCTCCCCCGGGATACAGCCGCTGGCTGATCCCGACCGCCGCACTGGCCGTGCACGTGTGCATCGGCCAGGTCTACGCGACGAGCGTCTACAAGAACTCCCTCATCGCGCACTTCGACACCAGCCAGACGGCGATCGGGGCGATCTTCAGTATCGCCATCGTCATGCTGGGTTCGTCCGCGGCGGTGGGCGGTCGTTGGGTGGAGCGCAACGGACCCCGCCGGGCGATGTTCGTCTCCGCCTGCTTCTGGGCCGCCGGGTTCCTGGTCGGCGCGCTCGGCATCGCGACCCACCAACTCTGGCTCCTCTACCTCGGATACGGCGTCATCGGCGGCATCGGGCTCGGCATCGGCTACATCTCGCCCGTCTCCACACTGATCAAGTGGTTCCCGGACCGTCCCGGCCTCGCCACCGGCCTGGCCATCATGGGGTTCGGCGGCGGTGCCCTGATCGCCGGCCCGCTCGCGCGCCAACTGCTCTCCCTCTACGACTCCGGCTACAACCCCAGCAACCCGGCTGCCGTCGCGTCGGGGCATGCCCTCGTTGCGCTCTTCGTCACGTTTGGCATCGGCTACTTCGTGATCATGATGTTCGGCCCGTTCAACGTCCGGGTGCCGGCGCCGGACTGGCGCCCCGCCGGCTTCGACCCCGCGAGCGTCGCCACCAAACCACTGGTGACAAGGGCGAGCGTGTCCGCGTCGAACGCCGTGCGTACCCGATCGTTCTGGTTGCTGTGGATCGTGCTCTTCTGCAACGTCACCGCGGGCATCGGCATCCTCGAGCAGGCCAGCCCGATGATCCAGGACTTCTTCCGGGACAACGGGACCGCCACCACGGTCTCGGTGTCCGCGGCAGCCGGTTTCGTGGGAGTGTTGTCGCTGTTCAACATGGCCGGGCGGTTCGTCTGGTCCACGACGTCCGACCTCATCGGCCGCAAGCCCATCTACATGGTCTACCTCGGGGTCGGCATGGTGCTGTACCTCCTGCTCGCCGTGGCCGGCCACGCCGCGACCGCGGTCTTCGTGCTGATCGCCGCCGCGATCATCTCCTTCTACGGCGGTGGCTTCTCCACCATGCCCGCCTACCTGCGGGACCTGTTCGGCACCTTCCAGGTCGGGGCCATCCACGGTCGGATCCTGACCGCCTGGTCGGCAGCGGGTGTCGCCGGTCCGCTGATCGTCAACGGGATCCTCGACACGCAGGGCAAGCCCGGCACCCTCACCGCGGCGGCGTACCGGCCCGCGCTGTTCACCATGGTCGGCATCCTCGCCATCGGGTTCATCGCGAACCTGCTGGTCCGTTCCGTGCCCGAACGGTTCCACGAACCGAGCCGAGGGCCGACCTCACCCGTGGCGAAGGCCACCGTCACCGAGCCGGTCGCTCTCGGGCCAAAGAGCCAGCCGCCCGCGCCGCCGCGCGTCGGTAACCAGACCGGGCGACTCTGGGTGTCGTGGCTGCTGGTCGCGGTGCTCCTCGGGTACGGAATCATCCAGACCGCCATCACCGCCGCGAAGCTGTTCACCGGCTGA